In the Paenibacillus sp. FSL H7-0357 genome, one interval contains:
- a CDS encoding L-fucose/L-arabinose isomerase family protein: MKKLKLGYAPTRRFTFSAEDAFKYKVEIRKQIESFGMDIDIVDLEGLNEEGLLYDDHINADLIAKRFKEEEVDAVFFPHCNFGTEDTVARVGKALGKPVLLWGPRDEAPLADGMRLRDTQCGIFATGKVLRRFNVPFTYVTNSWVNDPVFERGFTNFVAAANVVRQFKSLRILQIGPRPASFWTMMCNEGELLERFGIEIHPITLVDIQLRTRKIAAGNSAELLDTMDYIKEKLDYSEVTEDDVRRIAALKVAMKSFARETGSSAIAIQCWSSLQEALSIMPCLANAILTDEQIPVTCETDIHGAITSIMVQAAAMNELPTFFADITIRHPENDNGELLFHCGNFPVSLSVEQKPKLRKHFLFDDHAPGTHEGEIRGGGMTIARFDGDQGEYSMFLGKARGIEGPYTRGSYVWVEVNDWPLWEEKLVKGPYVHHSVGIHANVIPAIYEACNYIPGLTPDPVDPTEQEIQSWLRGSDLARTKQSNLHV, encoded by the coding sequence ATGAAGAAGTTAAAGTTGGGTTATGCCCCAACACGACGTTTTACGTTCAGTGCTGAGGACGCATTCAAGTACAAAGTAGAAATCCGCAAGCAAATTGAGAGCTTTGGAATGGATATTGACATTGTGGACCTGGAAGGCCTAAACGAGGAAGGGCTGCTGTACGACGACCATATTAATGCCGATCTGATTGCCAAGCGGTTCAAAGAGGAAGAAGTCGATGCCGTATTTTTTCCGCATTGTAACTTCGGCACCGAAGACACTGTAGCCCGCGTTGGCAAAGCGCTTGGCAAGCCCGTTCTGCTCTGGGGGCCGCGGGATGAAGCGCCGCTTGCAGACGGCATGCGCCTGCGCGATACTCAATGCGGTATTTTCGCCACAGGTAAAGTACTGCGCAGATTCAACGTCCCCTTCACTTATGTAACCAACAGCTGGGTGAATGATCCAGTATTCGAGCGGGGCTTCACCAACTTCGTCGCAGCAGCCAATGTTGTGCGTCAGTTCAAGAGCCTGCGCATTCTCCAGATTGGTCCGCGTCCTGCTTCATTCTGGACCATGATGTGCAATGAGGGCGAGCTGCTTGAACGCTTCGGCATTGAAATTCATCCGATTACCCTTGTTGATATTCAGCTCCGCACCCGAAAAATTGCGGCCGGCAACAGCGCCGAGCTGCTGGATACGATGGATTACATTAAAGAAAAGCTCGATTACAGCGAAGTGACCGAGGATGATGTAAGGCGAATCGCCGCTTTAAAGGTTGCCATGAAGTCCTTTGCCCGCGAGACGGGAAGCAGTGCTATCGCTATCCAGTGCTGGTCTTCGCTGCAGGAGGCCCTGTCGATCATGCCCTGTCTGGCCAATGCAATCCTGACGGATGAACAAATTCCAGTCACCTGTGAAACGGACATCCATGGAGCCATTACTTCCATTATGGTGCAGGCTGCCGCCATGAATGAATTACCAACCTTTTTTGCGGACATTACCATCCGACACCCCGAAAACGACAACGGGGAGCTGCTTTTCCATTGCGGCAACTTCCCCGTCTCGCTTTCTGTGGAGCAGAAGCCGAAGCTGCGTAAGCATTTCCTCTTTGACGACCATGCTCCAGGAACCCATGAAGGTGAAATCCGCGGCGGCGGCATGACCATTGCCCGGTTCGACGGCGACCAAGGTGAATACTCGATGTTCCTGGGCAAAGCCCGTGGCATCGAAGGCCCTTATACTCGCGGCTCCTATGTATGGGTGGAAGTGAATGACTGGCCACTGTGGGAAGAAAAGCTCGTCAAAGGTCCTTATGTTCATCATTCCGTAGGCATCCATGCCAATGTTATTCCGGCCATATACGAGGCCTGCAATTATATCCCCGGCCTGACGCCGGACCCTGTAGACCCTACAGAACAGGAAATCCAAAGCTGGCTCAGAGGTTCGGATCTTGCCCGCACTAAACAGTCAAATCTTCACGTGTAA
- a CDS encoding transketolase: MEIQELKVKAAQIRMDLLTIIHRAKTGHTGGSLSNTDILTALYYEIMNIDPANSKWEDRDRFIASKGHSVESLWCVLADRGFFPREELETYSQFGTRLIGHPNNKVPGIEMNTGALGHGLPISVGMALAAKRDGRSYRVFCLMGDGEQAEGSNWEAAMAGAHYKLDNLVGIIDRNRLQISGTTEEVMGLDPLDEKWAAFGWNVVSINGNDMEELLQAFRAVPEVPGKPTLIMANTTKGKGVSFAENVPAWHHHVPNDEELALALTELSASIEELTQKGQV; encoded by the coding sequence ATGGAAATCCAGGAACTGAAAGTCAAGGCCGCACAAATCCGGATGGATCTGCTGACTATTATTCACCGCGCCAAAACGGGTCATACTGGGGGATCTTTGAGTAACACGGACATTTTAACGGCTTTATATTATGAAATTATGAATATTGATCCCGCTAATTCGAAATGGGAAGACCGTGACCGCTTCATTGCCAGCAAAGGCCATTCTGTAGAATCACTATGGTGTGTTCTGGCTGACCGCGGTTTCTTCCCCAGAGAAGAACTGGAAACCTACAGCCAGTTCGGCACCCGCCTCATCGGTCACCCGAACAACAAGGTTCCCGGCATCGAGATGAATACCGGCGCGCTCGGCCATGGTCTGCCCATCTCCGTCGGCATGGCACTGGCGGCCAAGCGGGACGGGCGGTCTTACCGTGTGTTCTGTCTGATGGGAGACGGCGAGCAGGCCGAAGGCTCCAACTGGGAAGCCGCCATGGCAGGCGCCCATTATAAACTGGATAATCTGGTCGGCATTATCGACCGCAACCGGCTTCAAATCAGCGGAACTACCGAAGAGGTTATGGGCCTCGACCCGCTGGACGAGAAATGGGCTGCCTTCGGCTGGAACGTTGTTTCCATCAACGGCAACGATATGGAAGAACTGCTGCAGGCATTCCGCGCCGTACCGGAAGTCCCCGGCAAACCAACGCTGATTATGGCCAATACGACCAAGGGAAAGGGTGTATCCTTCGCCGAAAATGTTCCCGCCTGGCACCACCATGTGCCAAACGATGAGGAACTGGCGCTGGCCCTGACTGAGCTGAGCGCGTCCATTGAGGAATTGACACAGAAAGGGCAGGTGTAA
- a CDS encoding transketolase family protein, whose protein sequence is MNKIPNRQVICDTLLELAKDDRDIMVLASDSRGSAAMAPFANTFPEQFVEVGIAEQNIVGMSAGLAHSGKKPFVTSPACFLSMRSIEQIKVDVAYSRTNVKLIGISGGVSYGALGMSHHSVQDIAVARAIPGLAIVLPADRHETKKLTEALVKYDGGVYVRIGRNPVEDVYESDDYPFEIGKAVIVQEGSDITIIAAGETVRVALDAAKALSENGVSARVINMHTIKPLDEEAIIAAARETGRIITVEEHSIYGGLGAAVAEVVVQHHPVPMKVLGIPDEPAIAGKTAEVFRHYGLTGDNIKQIALELINK, encoded by the coding sequence ATGAACAAGATTCCTAACCGCCAAGTCATCTGTGACACACTGCTGGAATTGGCCAAAGACGACCGGGATATTATGGTACTAGCCAGTGATTCACGCGGTTCTGCCGCGATGGCTCCTTTCGCCAATACATTTCCGGAGCAATTCGTCGAGGTGGGTATTGCAGAACAGAACATTGTAGGCATGTCCGCCGGCTTGGCCCACAGCGGCAAGAAACCTTTTGTCACTTCACCTGCCTGTTTCCTGAGCATGCGCAGCATTGAGCAAATCAAGGTTGACGTCGCTTATTCACGGACCAATGTGAAGCTGATCGGGATCAGCGGCGGTGTAAGCTATGGTGCGCTTGGCATGTCCCATCACTCCGTACAGGACATCGCGGTGGCCCGCGCCATTCCGGGACTGGCGATTGTGCTTCCCGCCGACCGCCACGAAACGAAGAAGCTGACCGAAGCGCTGGTTAAATATGACGGCGGCGTATATGTGCGGATCGGACGCAACCCGGTCGAGGACGTATACGAATCCGACGATTACCCGTTTGAAATAGGTAAGGCTGTAATTGTACAGGAAGGTTCCGATATTACGATCATTGCCGCCGGTGAAACCGTACGTGTTGCCCTCGATGCTGCCAAGGCGCTTTCCGAAAATGGCGTATCCGCACGGGTCATCAACATGCATACAATTAAACCATTGGATGAAGAGGCCATAATTGCTGCGGCACGGGAGACCGGACGCATTATTACAGTTGAAGAGCACAGCATTTACGGCGGTCTTGGCGCTGCCGTGGCGGAGGTTGTCGTACAGCATCATCCCGTTCCGATGAAGGTGCTCGGCATCCCGGATGAGCCGGCCATTGCCGGCAAAACAGCGGAGGTCTTCCGCCACTACGGCCTTACGGGCGACAATATCAAGCAAATCGCACTCGAATTGATCAACAAGTAA
- the glpK gene encoding glycerol kinase GlpK, protein MDHNQKYILAIDQSTSGTKALLVNSEGAVIARSGMAHKQHFPQPGWVEHDPLEIYNNVIKVARSVLEQTGIHPAELAALTLTNQRETALMWDKTTGQPVYNAIVWQCQRTADLCAGLKQAGHESNIRAKTGLMLDPYFSATKWSWIIRHAKGAAELLAEGKLLAGTIDSWLIWKLTGGSTHATDYTNASRTSLFNIRTLEWDEELLRIFDVPPSLLPEVKPSDAIFGYTADSSLFNERVPISGVIGDSQGALYGHLCFKPGSAKATFGTGTSVLMNIGDTPIDGGNGLVTAIAWGAGGKVTYALEAIIRTTGDSIKWTQDNLGLFSTLEEMQELVESVPANDGVYLVPAFVGMGAPYWDPYARAAITGMNRGTTKAHIVRAALESIAYQVRDAVEFMEQQSGIQLLGLRTDGGASSNVWLMQFQADILGKVVTRSTCAELSAMGSVYLGGLGTGVWSDPEQLAAQLTLYETYEPKLDEATRQKNYTGWQRAVQSVVQRN, encoded by the coding sequence ATGGACCACAATCAGAAATATATCTTGGCCATTGACCAGAGCACTTCAGGCACCAAAGCACTCTTGGTAAACTCTGAAGGAGCAGTCATCGCCCGCAGCGGAATGGCGCATAAACAGCATTTCCCCCAGCCCGGCTGGGTAGAGCATGACCCGCTCGAAATTTATAATAATGTCATAAAGGTGGCCCGCAGCGTGCTGGAGCAAACCGGCATCCACCCAGCGGAGCTGGCTGCCCTGACCCTCACGAACCAGCGGGAAACTGCGCTGATGTGGGATAAGACAACCGGTCAGCCGGTATATAATGCCATCGTCTGGCAATGCCAGCGTACTGCGGACCTATGCGCCGGGCTGAAGCAAGCGGGTCACGAAAGCAACATCCGTGCCAAAACAGGACTTATGCTCGACCCTTATTTCTCCGCCACCAAATGGAGCTGGATCATTAGGCATGCAAAAGGAGCAGCGGAACTGCTGGCCGAAGGAAAGCTGCTCGCAGGAACCATAGACAGCTGGCTGATCTGGAAGTTGACCGGCGGCAGCACACATGCTACCGACTATACGAACGCCAGCCGCACCTCGCTGTTCAATATCCGTACCTTGGAATGGGACGAAGAGCTTCTCCGGATTTTCGATGTCCCCCCTTCCCTGCTGCCTGAGGTTAAGCCGTCCGATGCCATATTTGGATATACGGCGGACAGTAGCCTTTTTAATGAAAGAGTCCCGATCTCAGGTGTGATCGGGGATTCCCAGGGCGCATTGTATGGCCATCTCTGCTTTAAGCCCGGAAGTGCCAAGGCCACCTTTGGTACCGGCACCTCTGTGTTGATGAATATAGGCGACACCCCGATCGATGGCGGTAACGGTCTTGTAACTGCTATCGCCTGGGGGGCGGGGGGAAAGGTGACGTACGCGCTTGAAGCCATCATCCGGACAACAGGTGATAGCATCAAATGGACGCAGGATAATTTAGGGCTTTTCTCTACCTTAGAGGAAATGCAGGAATTGGTCGAAAGTGTTCCCGCGAACGACGGCGTTTATCTTGTGCCTGCTTTTGTCGGAATGGGTGCACCCTATTGGGATCCTTACGCCAGGGCGGCTATTACTGGCATGAACCGCGGAACCACCAAAGCCCATATTGTCCGGGCTGCTCTGGAGAGCATTGCCTATCAAGTTAGGGACGCGGTGGAATTCATGGAGCAGCAGTCCGGCATTCAACTGCTCGGTCTGCGGACCGACGGCGGAGCTTCATCCAATGTCTGGCTCATGCAATTTCAAGCCGATATCCTGGGCAAAGTGGTGACTCGGTCGACCTGCGCTGAACTGTCAGCCATGGGCTCGGTATATCTCGGCGGGCTCGGCACAGGTGTTTGGTCCGACCCCGAGCAGCTTGCAGCCCAACTTACGCTGTACGAGACATACGAACCCAAGCTAGATGAAGCCACCCGCCAAAAAAATTACACAGGCTGGCAGCGGGCTGTCCAGTCCGTGGTTCAGCGGAATTAA
- a CDS encoding MazG nucleotide pyrophosphohydrolase domain-containing protein — protein sequence MDITDFQEWVKQYYQDRGWSDLDIFIRIGFLAEETGEVARAIRALEIGRDRPDESRGSFEENKSQLTEELGDVLGNLIVIANKYDISLEEIFHSHKKKLAQRYS from the coding sequence TTGGACATTACTGATTTTCAAGAGTGGGTAAAACAGTATTATCAAGACAGAGGCTGGTCGGATTTGGATATATTCATTCGTATTGGCTTTTTAGCCGAAGAAACGGGTGAGGTTGCAAGAGCTATCCGGGCACTTGAAATCGGCAGAGATCGGCCTGATGAGAGCAGAGGATCATTTGAAGAAAATAAAAGTCAATTAACGGAAGAACTTGGGGATGTGCTTGGAAATCTTATTGTTATCGCAAACAAGTATGATATTTCATTAGAGGAAATATTCCACTCCCATAAGAAAAAGCTAGCCCAAAGGTATTCATGA
- a CDS encoding DMT family transporter gives MSLLYYLLSFLSGISLTLQVGINGQLRSKVGSPILSSFISFAVGALGLALVFCYTLANGTYTMSGENTIKGVRWWMLAGGLFGAFYIFTTIFASPKIGFANMFSLVICGQIILAILFDHFGLLGNDVHLINPYRIVGVVLLVSGVYIIQKH, from the coding sequence ATGTCACTACTGTATTATCTGCTTTCATTTTTATCGGGGATTTCTCTAACCTTACAGGTTGGAATAAATGGACAGCTTCGCTCAAAAGTCGGAAGTCCAATTCTCTCCTCATTCATTAGTTTTGCTGTAGGGGCATTGGGTCTTGCTCTTGTATTTTGCTATACTCTAGCAAACGGTACCTATACAATGTCTGGTGAAAATACGATTAAGGGTGTCCGTTGGTGGATGTTAGCAGGTGGTCTATTTGGTGCGTTTTATATATTCACAACCATATTTGCTTCTCCTAAAATCGGATTTGCCAATATGTTCAGCCTGGTAATCTGTGGTCAAATCATTCTTGCCATTTTATTTGACCATTTCGGTCTTTTAGGAAATGATGTTCACCTAATCAACCCTTATAGAATTGTGGGTGTAGTTTTACTTGTGTCGGGCGTGTACATCATACAAAAGCATTGA
- a CDS encoding LysR family transcriptional regulator, producing MSINLELYKIFYTTAKLGSISKAAKELFSSQPAISQSIKQLEEKLGGRLFYRNAKGVSLTVEGEIMFQYIEQGYGLMLTAERKFSELKQMQAGQLRISVCSAVCKYDLLQYISQYNREYPNIKMYIKDDSSHEIARLLNVGEIDIGILNLYNTDESNLDIIKTLQMKDCFVVGEKYKHLCDESLSIQKLTENYPIILLQQGGSTREYIDEYFRSHGIAIDPQIELSNMDLMVEFAIKGLGIACIMKDYVQKELKSKLLYELVIAEKIPSRSLGIATKKGMPLSTATQKFINIFDAQ from the coding sequence ATGTCTATCAATTTAGAGCTTTATAAAATTTTTTATACGACTGCAAAATTAGGAAGTATCTCTAAAGCTGCGAAGGAGTTATTTAGCTCTCAGCCCGCAATAAGTCAATCCATAAAGCAGTTAGAGGAGAAACTTGGGGGGCGGTTATTTTATAGAAATGCAAAAGGTGTTTCACTGACCGTTGAGGGAGAAATTATGTTTCAGTACATCGAGCAGGGTTACGGTCTGATGCTGACAGCCGAGCGGAAGTTTTCTGAACTAAAGCAGATGCAGGCGGGACAATTACGGATATCAGTATGCAGTGCGGTATGCAAATACGATTTATTACAATATATCAGCCAATATAATCGTGAATACCCAAATATCAAAATGTATATAAAAGATGATTCGAGTCATGAAATAGCGAGGCTATTAAACGTAGGCGAAATTGATATCGGTATTTTGAATCTCTACAATACGGATGAAAGTAACCTTGATATTATCAAAACCTTACAAATGAAGGACTGTTTCGTTGTAGGCGAAAAGTATAAACATCTTTGTGATGAATCTTTATCCATCCAAAAGCTTACAGAAAACTACCCGATTATCCTCCTTCAACAGGGTGGGAGTACACGAGAATATATTGATGAATATTTCCGTTCTCACGGAATCGCTATAGACCCACAAATCGAACTTAGCAACATGGATTTGATGGTAGAATTCGCCATTAAGGGATTAGGGATTGCTTGCATTATGAAGGATTATGTTCAAAAAGAATTGAAAAGCAAACTGTTATATGAGTTAGTGATTGCGGAAAAGATACCCTCAAGAAGTCTGGGAATAGCTACAAAAAAAGGGATGCCTCTGTCAACCGCTACACAAAAATTTATTAATATTTTTGATGCACAGTAG
- a CDS encoding transposase encodes MLNAMLWVARTGAPWRDMPENYGSWSSVYTRFRRWQKAAIWNRILEKVSIESDFESVMIDATIVRIHQHGAGAKGGNNSRLWDD; translated from the coding sequence ATGCTCAATGCCATGCTTTGGGTAGCTCGTACAGGTGCACCGTGGCGTGATATGCCAGAAAATTACGGCTCCTGGTCTTCCGTGTATACTCGGTTTCGCCGATGGCAAAAGGCCGCAATATGGAATCGAATATTAGAAAAAGTTTCGATAGAATCTGACTTCGAGAGCGTAATGATTGATGCAACGATTGTTCGCATCCATCAGCACGGAGCTGGAGCAAAAGGGGGCAACAATTCCAGGCTATGGGACGATTAA
- a CDS encoding sensor histidine kinase, with translation MEGENHLLQQHKEYYDVISNESTSSIEEIKRIVHDTNKQLLYIQTCIQEKEYHEALVHTNKMLRELNESDKRIFTGNLVIDALVSNMLNIAQENHINVQHEIYIGASDIKIDPYDLCISLGNVLDNALEAVSLVPEQEKRFIRLQINSANQVLLIHVSNSRPDCTCSKKHLTYKNAKFHGLGLGNVQNVTSKYGGYLRKITNYKQFEVFVVLPLSR, from the coding sequence TTGGAGGGCGAAAATCATCTGTTGCAGCAACACAAAGAATACTATGATGTAATTTCGAATGAATCTACCAGTTCTATTGAAGAGATCAAACGAATTGTACACGATACCAACAAGCAGTTGCTATACATACAGACATGTATTCAGGAAAAGGAGTACCACGAAGCCCTTGTGCACACGAATAAAATGCTAAGAGAGCTCAACGAATCTGATAAAAGAATTTTTACGGGGAATCTAGTAATTGACGCTTTAGTGAGCAACATGCTTAACATTGCCCAAGAAAACCATATTAACGTACAGCATGAAATCTATATTGGCGCATCAGATATCAAGATTGATCCTTATGACTTATGTATTTCTCTTGGAAATGTTCTTGATAATGCACTGGAAGCAGTGAGCCTTGTTCCTGAACAAGAAAAGAGATTCATCCGTCTGCAAATCAATTCTGCCAATCAGGTTCTGCTCATTCATGTCTCCAACTCCAGGCCAGATTGTACATGCAGCAAGAAGCACCTTACCTATAAGAATGCTAAATTCCACGGATTGGGTTTAGGTAATGTCCAGAATGTGACTTCCAAGTACGGCGGATATTTGAGGAAAATTACAAACTACAAGCAATTTGAAGTCTTTGTTGTCCTTCCGCTTAGCAGATAA
- a CDS encoding LytR/AlgR family response regulator transcription factor, with protein MIRVAICDDEIRIHERLQRYFSQLQIETSYDFKIHFFEAAEELLAYYKDAGPYAFHIVIMDMEMNGMSGLEAAKTIRSFPDYDVQFIFITHYPKYMLSSFEVQPFQFLVKPMDYDLFKYTFTRLCSYLFANDSRFVTMKSENGYIVLRKPEIIALAKIKHSLLQNKIKVVTIHHNFCVTGTLTECLARINEPFKLIHRSVVINLEHVRRFTATSVIMSNDEEFPIGRTQAGTVKNAFAEFIVGSSRI; from the coding sequence TTGATCAGAGTAGCAATATGTGACGATGAAATCCGGATTCACGAAAGGTTGCAGCGGTACTTCTCACAGCTGCAAATCGAGACCTCTTACGATTTCAAAATCCACTTTTTCGAAGCAGCTGAAGAATTGCTTGCTTATTATAAGGATGCCGGACCATACGCTTTTCATATTGTAATTATGGATATGGAGATGAACGGGATGAGCGGTTTGGAAGCTGCAAAGACCATCCGTTCCTTTCCGGATTACGATGTCCAATTTATTTTTATCACCCATTATCCAAAGTATATGTTGAGCAGCTTTGAGGTCCAGCCATTTCAATTCTTAGTGAAGCCAATGGATTATGATCTGTTTAAGTATACATTCACTCGATTGTGCAGCTATCTGTTTGCGAACGATAGCCGCTTCGTGACCATGAAGTCGGAGAATGGCTATATTGTCTTGCGTAAGCCCGAGATCATAGCCTTAGCTAAGATCAAGCACAGCCTGCTTCAGAATAAAATCAAAGTCGTGACCATCCATCATAACTTTTGCGTGACAGGGACACTGACGGAGTGCCTGGCGAGAATCAATGAACCGTTCAAGCTGATTCACCGGTCGGTTGTCATTAATTTGGAGCATGTGCGGAGATTTACAGCCACTTCAGTCATTATGTCCAACGATGAAGAATTTCCTATAGGCCGTACCCAGGCCGGCACTGTCAAAAATGCTTTCGCTGAATTTATTGTGGGAAGTTCCAGAATATGA
- a CDS encoding ABC transporter permease, whose amino-acid sequence MALLGGTCSMYAKMILRNIKRSRKDYLIYMVTLIFCVGLFYAFMALSSRYYNPSLGEEFTFSSVRGDMTLPILAITAILLFLIKYVNDYMIKRKQKEFAIQTILGMEQKTTAKLFFVETLAMGGIAVSLGIIIGCFLSQLITAMLLSTYDQPFKFTFPLYTDTLLFTLLFFGSAFGLIGCLNIRSIRRIKIIDMLHADKKTETDYKSSAWMSVWVILAAATAALMLFRGIYIFRKFYSDSLPESLQISLYGSVISPAIMVLSVIYFGLGRCFSKRLGFNGLLGTLMTLGIFNVVFSFRVSRSSHVTVSSNVEIAAAFFFVALNVCGFFYFLNRWIAYLKEKSPGLTYNGENLFLFGQIMAKLKTTSKTMSIICLILALSLFLFALEPVMTGWMSGHLEKKSKYDVQVFSQYNNIRYEKNIAQADYGFVAEFLKHRNVQVAGILEFTSYFVNRENFNKRNKYQFPVLALSLSDYNFLRSLNNLEPIRLSEEEFTTQWNALADPKVINGFLNEHRQLRAETADLVISSTPFYQDDLGPYLYNTYTEALYVFPDKVCAELMPANQLLFINTADPLPYKDAEQLRTLFDQTVRTADTTTGNSSEIRLSTLQINDSTAGGFTTKAMLNYTGVVLLIICFTVLSLQQLSDSSDFKYRFSILRNMGISERQLNRIILKQMGIWFGTPVLMAFIINILLIFFMIDSFYAELSAYIGIQSVLTSSFAALSAVIVLLGCYFISTWILFKRNIA is encoded by the coding sequence ATGGCTCTGCTCGGGGGGACCTGTTCGATGTACGCTAAAATGATCCTGCGGAATATCAAGCGCTCCAGAAAAGATTATTTGATCTATATGGTCACACTGATTTTCTGTGTCGGGCTGTTCTATGCATTTATGGCTTTATCAAGCCGTTACTATAATCCCTCACTGGGAGAAGAATTCACCTTCTCCTCGGTCCGCGGGGATATGACATTGCCTATACTGGCGATTACAGCCATTCTCTTATTTTTGATTAAATACGTAAATGACTACATGATTAAGCGGAAGCAAAAAGAATTTGCAATTCAGACCATTCTGGGCATGGAGCAAAAGACTACAGCGAAGCTTTTTTTTGTAGAGACGCTTGCCATGGGGGGAATTGCGGTTAGCCTTGGAATCATTATAGGATGTTTTCTCTCTCAATTGATTACGGCTATGCTGCTAAGCACCTATGACCAGCCCTTCAAATTTACCTTTCCTCTTTATACCGACACGCTGTTGTTCACTCTATTGTTCTTTGGTTCGGCATTTGGCCTGATCGGATGCCTGAACATCAGGTCCATTCGGAGAATCAAGATTATTGATATGCTGCATGCTGATAAGAAAACGGAAACGGATTACAAGAGCAGCGCCTGGATGTCCGTCTGGGTCATTCTGGCCGCCGCCACGGCAGCATTAATGCTGTTCCGGGGGATTTATATCTTCCGGAAATTCTATTCGGACAGCTTGCCCGAAAGCCTCCAAATATCTCTGTACGGCAGCGTAATATCTCCGGCAATTATGGTCTTGTCTGTAATATATTTTGGACTCGGAAGATGCTTTTCCAAGCGGTTGGGCTTCAATGGCCTGTTGGGAACTCTGATGACTCTTGGTATTTTTAACGTGGTATTTTCTTTTCGGGTATCCCGAAGCTCTCATGTAACCGTAAGTTCAAATGTTGAGATTGCAGCCGCTTTTTTTTTCGTGGCGCTCAATGTTTGCGGCTTCTTCTACTTCCTGAACCGCTGGATAGCCTATTTGAAAGAGAAATCCCCCGGACTTACATATAACGGTGAGAATCTGTTTCTCTTTGGACAGATAATGGCCAAATTAAAAACGACATCCAAAACCATGTCCATCATTTGTCTTATACTGGCGCTGTCTCTATTTCTGTTTGCCTTGGAGCCGGTCATGACGGGGTGGATGAGCGGTCATTTGGAGAAAAAAAGCAAGTATGACGTCCAAGTGTTCAGCCAGTACAACAATATCCGATACGAGAAGAACATAGCTCAGGCCGACTATGGCTTTGTGGCCGAATTCTTAAAGCACAGGAATGTCCAGGTTGCCGGGATCCTTGAATTCACCAGCTATTTCGTTAACCGTGAGAATTTCAATAAGAGAAATAAATATCAGTTCCCCGTGTTGGCACTCTCGCTATCCGACTATAACTTTCTGCGAAGCTTGAATAATCTGGAGCCTATCCGGCTGAGCGAAGAGGAATTTACGACTCAGTGGAATGCGTTAGCAGATCCAAAAGTGATCAACGGATTCTTGAACGAGCATCGGCAGCTCCGTGCAGAGACGGCGGACCTTGTCATATCCTCAACGCCTTTTTATCAGGATGATCTGGGACCGTATTTGTATAACACCTACACTGAGGCATTATATGTGTTTCCGGATAAAGTCTGTGCGGAGCTTATGCCTGCTAATCAATTGCTCTTCATTAATACTGCAGATCCGCTGCCCTATAAGGATGCAGAACAATTGAGAACACTCTTTGATCAAACTGTTCGTACTGCTGATACTACAACAGGAAATTCAAGTGAGATCAGGCTAAGCACTCTGCAGATCAATGACAGTACGGCAGGAGGATTCACAACAAAGGCAATGCTGAACTATACAGGCGTAGTACTGCTGATTATCTGCTTCACTGTTTTGTCTTTGCAGCAGCTTTCAGACTCTTCAGATTTTAAATACAGGTTCAGCATCTTAAGAAATATGGGAATATCCGAGCGACAATTAAACCGTATTATTTTGAAGCAAATGGGGATCTGGTTCGGTACACCCGTTCTGATGGCCTTTATTATTAACATCCTTTTAATATTCTTCATGATTGACAGCTTTTACGCAGAACTGTCCGCTTATATCGGAATACAGAGTGTATTGACGAGCAGTTTTGCAGCGCTGTCTGCCGTTATAGTGCTATTGGGTTGCTATTTTATAAGTACGTGGATATTGTTTAAACGCAATATCGCATAA